One Thunnus thynnus chromosome 21, fThuThy2.1, whole genome shotgun sequence DNA segment encodes these proteins:
- the timm21 gene encoding mitochondrial import inner membrane translocase subunit Tim21-like, translating into MAYRQILKALHRNLQQTATQYAVQTCKLTHVSLLMHTHRTVSTMSRLSFHKGVQAPSSVLPVLSCFVQAQTRRGISLHSSTRNKSSPEERDGGQTSVSKYQSGSPKPSAAQKVKDAGRDFTYLIVVLIGLGVTGGLLYVVFQELFSTSSPNKIYGKAFDKVRLHPEVIGAFGEPIKCYGETTRRGRRQQVSHLEYLKDGLKHMRLKFYIEGSEPGRKGTVHSESKENPETGKYEFRYIFVEMDTYPRRTIIVEDNR; encoded by the exons ATGGCTTATAGGCAGATATTGAAAGCTTTACACCGGAATCTTCAACAGACAGCAACACAATACGCTGTACAGACATGCAAACTGACACATGTTAGCttgctcatgcacacacacaggacagtgTCAACAATGTCGAGACTGAGCTTTCACAAAGGAGTTCAGGCTCCTTCTTCTGTCCTGCCAGTACTGAGCTGCTTCGTACAGGCACAGACACGGAGGGGCATTTCTCTGCACTCTTCAACCAGAAATAAAAGCAGTCCTGAGGAGAGAGACGGCGGGCAGACATCAGTTTCCAAGTATCAGAGTGGGAGCCCAAAGCCTTCAGCTGCACAGAAAG TGAAAGATGCTGGCCGAGACTTCACCTACCTGATAGTTGTACTCATCGGGCTTGGAGTGACAG gtggtCTGTTATATGTGGTCTTCCAGGAGCTGTTTTCCACCTCGAGTCCAAATAAAATCTATGGGAAAGCTTTCGACAAAGTCAGGTTGCACCCAGAG gTTATTGGTGCTTTTGGAGAACCAATCAAGTGTTATGGTGAGACGACCCGTCGAGGAAGGAGGCAGCAAGTCAG TCATTTGGAGTACCTGAAGGACGGACTGAAGCATATGAGACTTAAGTTTTACATCGAAGGCTCAGAGCCAGGCCGCAAAGGAACCGTACATTCAGAGTCAAAAGAG AATCCTGAAACTGGAAAATACGAGTTCCGTTACATATTTGTGGAAAT